TTTTTAACAGGTATTTTACGCCAGGGCCACACTAGAGCATTGTCACAAGGTCAGATTCCTAATCAACAAGTCCAGGCAACTAAAGGACACAGCCGGACAGGATCTCGGACTGATTTTCTCCTGCCCCCTGGTCACCAGGATAAAACTACAAGCGGTGCGGCCCATGGTACCAGGCATAACAGGCAGGTTTCGCGAACCCTCTCTAGTGATATCTTCACTAAAGGCCACTCACGCCAAGCCTCGCGAACTGAATCGATTTACACGATTCGACAGACGCGAATCCCATGGGTAAATCGGTTTCTTTTCTGGAGACAAGCAAAAACTCCCGAGCCTCCACGGATGCGCACGGTCGTACCGAATCACATCGTGCCGCCCGGTATTAAAGCCAAGCATCATCCAAATCGGGCCTACACCGACAACGCCATTCGCACGTCTAAATACACCCCACTCTCCTTCATTCCAAAAAACTTGCTGGAGCAATTTCACCGCTTCGCCAATctctattttttgttcatcGTGCTTTTAAATTGGATTCCTGCCATCAGCGCATTTGGCAAAGAGGTAGCTATGATCCCAGTCATCTTCGTTCTGGGTGTAACAGCCATCAAAGACGCCTTCGAAGATTATCGACGACGACAATCGGATTTGCGCATTAATAATTCGACCTGCCGAGTTTATCGAGTTGACGAAGATCGCTACGTTCGCGTTCTATTCTCCGAAGTGAGAGTGGGCGATATTATTCACCTCTCCTGTGATGAAATCATTCCCGCAGATCTTCTCCTACTCAAGTCTTCCGAGAAGCAAGGGCTCTGTTTCATCGGTATTGTACATAGAAATCCGTTACCGTGTCCGCGCAAATTCTAATCATTCTTATTTTACCTCAATACTGTGACAGAAACTTCCAATCTGGATGGAGAGAACAATCTGAAGCAAAGGAGTGCGCCTCAAATGATGTTGGCTAAGCAGCAGCACTTCCAGCCTAAAGATTTTGTTAGTCACATCGAGTGTGAAGCACCTACCACAAAGATCTACCAATTCCATGGCGCCATCGTCAATCCGGACGGTTCGCGAGTTGCAGTTGGCCGAGAAAATCTTTTACTGAGGGACTGTGCTCTGAAAAATACGGACTTCGTTGAGGGCATCGTCGTGTACGCTGGCCACGAATCCAAGGCCATGCTTAACCACGGAGGCCCACGTTATAAGCGTACACAGCTGGAACAAGCCATGAATGTCGACGTCGTGTGGTAAATAAGATAAGCCATTTTACGTTTTCAGAAGAAATTCTGTTAATGACTCACTGAATATTTCGCAGGTGTGTGGTGATTCTGGTTTTGCTGTGCCTAGCTGGTGCGTGTGGCTGCGGACTGTGGTTGAAATCGTACATACCGCATCTTCCGGTTCCGTTTCTGCCACTAGTCGAATTTCATGCTGGTGCGGATGTCCTAGCCGGCACCGAACCCGACCCGTTTTATCAAGCTTTTCTTGCTTTTTGGACCTACGTTATTATTTTACAAGTGATGATACCCTTGTCACTCTACGTGACTATCGAGCTAGCCAAGCTTTTGCAAATCTTTCACATCCATAACGACCCCCACTTGAGGGATCCAGTCACCAATCAAGCGATCGAGTGCCGAGCACTCAACATTACTGAAGAGTTGGGTCAAATTCAGTACATCTTCTCCGATAAGACGGGCACATTGACTGAAAACAACATGATTTTTCGACGCTGTTCCGTTGGTGGTATCGATTACAATCACCCGCAAGTTAACAAGGATGTACTTCCTTTAAAGCCCGGTGAACGCCAAAAGATTTATCCAAATCCAAGACTGCAAGAAGAATTGAGACAGTTTGAAATCCAACGTCGAGCCACCAACGAAACTTCCGACTCGGACGTTGAGAGCAGGTTGGCTGAATTTTGTGTCATGTCTTTagcatttttttctaattccctgtcatttatttttttttaccttaggCCTCACATCAATGTTCAAGCTAGAAGACTAGAAGAATTCTTTCTGTTGATGGCAGTCTGCAATACAGTGGTGGTGGCAAAAAAACCTCATCGTGATCGCATGAATGAGGTTGGCCAAATTGAACTTTCGGGCGTTGGTTGTTCTGTTCACATTGCTGTCGACGATGGTGAAAGCTTCTCGGATCATGGACCGTCACCTTCTATTGAATCGGGGTCTGTTAGTATGTCTTCCACAACGTTAATGGTTCCTCCTAACTTGACTAGCACCCCGCATTCCAATAACGTCCTCGACCAGCACACAAACGTAACACCTAAGCGACCAGGaaatttgtctttcttttctggtGAGATGTCACTATTTAGCCAATCTATAAAATTTAAACTGATGTGAATCTTTATCGTTTTGTTGCTGTAAAAGCAGGAAGACATTCAGCACGTTACCGGCCGTCCAATCAACATAACATTCAACGGCCTCTATCGCCAATTGACTCTTCTGCAGAAACTACACCATCTGAATCGCCAGCTCCCCCTCTGAGGCCACGTTTTCTCCAGTTGCCCAGCTTGGCTTCTGCCCAGTCATTTTTCAGCTTAAGGCGATCATCCACCCCTACGTCCGACATATCAACTTCACTGCCGGCCACGCCGTCTAGTGATAGGAAGAATTTTTACGAGGCCGAAAGCCCCGACGAACTGGCATTGATTGATGCGTCCTGCTGTTACAACATCCGCTTGTTCCAGAGGTCCGTCCACCATGTCGCCGTTTCACTACCCGGTATTATGGCAAAAAACATAAACGTAAAATATGGACAGCCTTGACGTATGCTTTCTTGAACAGGTGAAGGAACGCTGGAGTATGAAATACTGGAAGTTTTGCCTTTTGACTCTACTCGTAAACGGATGTCAGTCGTTTTGCGCCGGCCAGAAACACGTCAGATTGTCGTTTATTGCAAAGGAGCAGATTCTGCAATCCTTCCCCGCTTAGCCTACACTCGTATGCAAACCTTCGGCTATGATTGGCACGTTTATGATCAATGAAATGTGTTTCCTCTTTTGTGTACACAGAGAGTTTTGCCGAGAACCAAATTATTCAAAGGACGGAACATCACGTCAATCAGTACTCGAAGCAAGGCCTTCGAACGCTGGTCATGGCCAAAAGAGTACTTAGTGAGGAGGATTTCGCCGACTGGTTAGTGGCTCATAACGAAGCAAAGGCTGCACTTGAAGGTCGCGAGCGCCTTCTTTACGAGTCCTACTGTCGAATAGAAAGGGATTTGAGTCTTCTCGGAGCGACTGGCATTGAAGATAAATTACAGGATCAAGGTGAGTTTTATAGAAGCTAATTGGACATAACATGTGATGTAAAAAATTGCCCACCTTTCCAGTGCCTGAAACTATAAGCTGCTTGCGTAAGGCTGGCATTGTTGTCTGGGTACTTACTGGTGATAAACAGGAAACAGCTGTCAATATAGCGTACGCCTGCAGTTTGTTCGCTGCCGACATGGAAGTGATCAAGTTAAACGCTAGAAGCAAGAACGCGGCTGAAGCCGCCATCCACTGCCATCTCGACGCTATACAAAGAGAGCTGGTTACTGTTGGTATGACGCGGTAATACATTTATCTCTcagttttaatttcattttctctttctcgttCACAGCAAATGCGAATGAAACAGGCAATAGGCTACGGTCCTTTTTTCCACTGGCATCCGACAATTCCAGTATGGTAGTCAAGCGTAAAGCTTTGGTTGTTGATGGGAAAACATTGCTGTAGGTTCTGGTCGTAAACATGCGATAAggcatttgattttaaatgtttcttgTGTGTACAGGTATATATTGGACAAGCGCTCGAATCTACAAAAACCGTTTCTCCATTTAACGCGTCATTGCGCTGCGGTTTTGTGTTGCAGAGCTACGCCACTCCAGAAAGCGTTTATTGTAAAAATCGTCAAGCAGCAGTTACACATCCGCACACTTGGCATCGGTACAACGCCACAAAGTTTACGGCTGtttgaaaactaataaaataaactacTTAATCCTTAGGTGACGGAGCCAACGACGTCTCGATGATCCAGACGGCAGATGTAGGAATAGGCATATCAGGTGTAGAGGGTAGGCAGGCCGTTATGGCCTCGGATTTCGCAATTCCGCGcttcagttttcttttgcgtCTTCTTTTGGTGCATGGCCACTGGTGTTATGACCGTTTGGCTCGCATGGTTTTGTACTTCTTTTACAAGAACGCCGTAAGCTATTTCAACGCTTTATCATTTCGGCTGTACTTGGCtcatttattacaattttatttattatcaatttttttttaaatttactcCCAACAGAATTTCGTCTTTGTGATATTCTGGTATCAGTTGTACTGCGGCTTCTCAGGAACAGTGATGGTTGACCAAATTTATTTAATGTTCTTCAACCTCTTTTTCACGTCGCTCCCTCCTCTCGCCATGGGTAAATTATATAATCTGCTAGTTTATTTTAATGCATAAAAACAGTAATGCGTCTGGATtggtttgtgttttttaatatCCATATTTTATGCGTTCACAGGGATCTACGACCAGAGCGCTTCAGCGGACTTACTTCTCTCTCAACCGCCCCTATACGCCGTCGGGCGTGAAGCGCAGCTCTACCGCTCACACTCGTTTTGGGTGAACATCATCGACGCTCTCTATcaaagcacagtgattttcttCATAGCTTACTGTGTAAGTGCACGTTATAGGTGGCGAAACGAAAGAAAGCGGCTTTTAATATGATTCGCTCTTCGGATTTTTTCgtgaacaattttttttaggctTACAGTGACACGGTCGCCGATTTATGGGAATTTGGCACAGTGGTGACGTCATCCTGTATTTTTGTCATGTTGATACACATGGCATCCGAGTTCAAATCCTGGGTAATAAATAACTAGA
This genomic stretch from Daphnia carinata strain CSIRO-1 chromosome 4, CSIRO_AGI_Dcar_HiC_V3, whole genome shotgun sequence harbors:
- the LOC130687552 gene encoding phospholipid-transporting ATPase VD-like isoform X2; protein product: MDFDSLGTTYVFPNVMQPPIELETVNPLPSRGWPGGVKGHVRSASHGVIGVSLLNPTLHPQPSSPSPAIGLLEAASGLNKAERSSQDVSSTNPAVLKLPYTGILRQGHTRALSQGQIPNQQVQATKGHSRTGSRTDFLLPPGHQDKTTSGAAHGTRHNRQVSRTLSSDIFTKGHSRQASRTESIYTIRQTRIPWVNRFLFWRQAKTPEPPRMRTVVPNHIVPPGIKAKHHPNRAYTDNAIRTSKYTPLSFIPKNLLEQFHRFANLYFLFIVLLNWIPAISAFGKEVAMIPVIFVLGVTAIKDAFEDYRRRQSDLRINNSTCRVYRVDEDRYVRVLFSEVRVGDIIHLSCDEIIPADLLLLKSSEKQGLCFIETSNLDGENNLKQRSAPQMMLAKQQHFQPKDFVSHIECEAPTTKIYQFHGAIVNPDGSRVAVGRENLLLRDCALKNTDFVEGIVVYAGHESKAMLNHGGPRYKRTQLEQAMNVDVVWCVVILVLLCLAGACGCGLWLKSYIPHLPVPFLPLVEFHAGADVLAGTEPDPFYQAFLAFWTYVIILQVMIPLSLYVTIELAKLLQIFHIHNDPHLRDPVTNQAIECRALNITEELGQIQYIFSDKTGTLTENNMIFRRCSVGGIDYNHPQVNKDVLPLKPGERQKIYPNPRLQEELRQFEIQRRATNETSDSDVESRPHINVQARRLEEFFLLMAVCNTVVVAKKPHRDRMNEVGQIELSGVGCSVHIAVDDGESFSDHGPSPSIESGSVSMSSTTLMVPPNLTSTPHSNNVLDQHTNVTPKRPGNLSFFSGRHSARYRPSNQHNIQRPLSPIDSSAETTPSESPAPPLRPRFLQLPSLASAQSFFSLRRSSTPTSDISTSLPATPSSDRKNFYEAESPDELALIDASCCYNIRLFQRSVHHVAVSLPGEGTLEYEILEVLPFDSTRKRMSVVLRRPETRQIVVYCKGADSAILPRLAYTQSFAENQIIQRTEHHVNQYSKQGLRTLVMAKRVLSEEDFADWLVAHNEAKAALEGRERLLYESYCRIERDLSLLGATGIEDKLQDQVPETISCLRKAGIVVWVLTGDKQETAVNIAYACSLFAADMEVIKLNARSKNAAEAAIHCHLDAIQRELVTVANANETGNRLRSFFPLASDNSSMVVKRKALVVDGKTLLYILDKRSNLQKPFLHLTRHCAAVLCCRATPLQKAFIVKIVKQQLHIRTLGIGDGANDVSMIQTADVGIGISGVEGRQAVMASDFAIPRFSFLLRLLLVHGHWCYDRLARMVLYFFYKNANFVFVIFWYQLYCGFSGTVMVDQIYLMFFNLFFTSLPPLAMGIYDQSASADLLLSQPPLYAVGREAQLYRSHSFWVNIIDALYQSTVIFFIAYCAYSDTVADLWEFGTVVTSSCIFVMLIHMASEFKSWTGLHFLSLFASVSFYMGFALTYNAVCVDCPGLPNPYWVMQHCLTTLLFWVTLILTCVLAFIPRFTIKALFCLTQPSVVHQALLEQKKSERSKKQDLRVSWSRTSTRLTVVRTTDP
- the LOC130687552 gene encoding phospholipid-transporting ATPase VD-like isoform X1 → MDFDSLGTTYVFPNVMQPPIELETVNPLPSRGWPGGVKGHVRSASHGVIGVSLLNPTLHPQPSSPSPAIGLLEAASGLNKAERSSQDVSSTNPAVLKLPYTGILRQGHTRALSQGQIPNQQVQATKGHSRTGSRTDFLLPPGHQDKTTSGAAHGTRHNRQVSRTLSSDIFTKGHSRQASRTESIYTIRQTRIPWVNRFLFWRQAKTPEPPRMRTVVPNHIVPPGIKAKHHPNRAYTDNAIRTSKYTPLSFIPKNLLEQFHRFANLYFLFIVLLNWIPAISAFGKEVAMIPVIFVLGVTAIKDAFEDYRRRQSDLRINNSTCRVYRVDEDRYVRVLFSEVRVGDIIHLSCDEIIPADLLLLKSSEKQGLCFIETSNLDGENNLKQRSAPQMMLAKQQHFQPKDFVSHIECEAPTTKIYQFHGAIVNPDGSRVAVGRENLLLRDCALKNTDFVEGIVVYAGHESKAMLNHGGPRYKRTQLEQAMNVDVVWCVVILVLLCLAGACGCGLWLKSYIPHLPVPFLPLVEFHAGADVLAGTEPDPFYQAFLAFWTYVIILQVMIPLSLYVTIELAKLLQIFHIHNDPHLRDPVTNQAIECRALNITEELGQIQYIFSDKTGTLTENNMIFRRCSVGGIDYNHPQVNKDVLPLKPGERQKIYPNPRLQEELRQFEIQRRATNETSDSDVESRPHINVQARRLEEFFLLMAVCNTVVVAKKPHRDRMNEVGQIELSGVGCSVHIAVDDGESFSDHGPSPSIESGSVSMSSTTLMVPPNLTSTPHSNNVLDQHTNVTPKRPGNLSFFSAGRHSARYRPSNQHNIQRPLSPIDSSAETTPSESPAPPLRPRFLQLPSLASAQSFFSLRRSSTPTSDISTSLPATPSSDRKNFYEAESPDELALIDASCCYNIRLFQRSVHHVAVSLPGEGTLEYEILEVLPFDSTRKRMSVVLRRPETRQIVVYCKGADSAILPRLAYTQSFAENQIIQRTEHHVNQYSKQGLRTLVMAKRVLSEEDFADWLVAHNEAKAALEGRERLLYESYCRIERDLSLLGATGIEDKLQDQVPETISCLRKAGIVVWVLTGDKQETAVNIAYACSLFAADMEVIKLNARSKNAAEAAIHCHLDAIQRELVTVANANETGNRLRSFFPLASDNSSMVVKRKALVVDGKTLLYILDKRSNLQKPFLHLTRHCAAVLCCRATPLQKAFIVKIVKQQLHIRTLGIGDGANDVSMIQTADVGIGISGVEGRQAVMASDFAIPRFSFLLRLLLVHGHWCYDRLARMVLYFFYKNANFVFVIFWYQLYCGFSGTVMVDQIYLMFFNLFFTSLPPLAMGIYDQSASADLLLSQPPLYAVGREAQLYRSHSFWVNIIDALYQSTVIFFIAYCAYSDTVADLWEFGTVVTSSCIFVMLIHMASEFKSWTGLHFLSLFASVSFYMGFALTYNAVCVDCPGLPNPYWVMQHCLTTLLFWVTLILTCVLAFIPRFTIKALFCLTQPSVVHQALLEQKKSERSKKQDLRVSWSRTSTRLTVVRTTDP